The Magnolia sinica isolate HGM2019 chromosome 10, MsV1, whole genome shotgun sequence genome includes a window with the following:
- the LOC131257756 gene encoding myb family transcription factor PHL7: MYHPKAVSSTSLVHSNPLAHSQQLDSGANAMAQGGGGNNISNASLASRQRLRWTNELHERFVDAVAQLGGPDRATPKGVLRVMGVQGLTIYHVKSHLQKYRLAKYLPDSSSDGAKADKKESGDLFSSLDGTSGMQITEALKLQMEVQKRLHEQLEVQRQLQLRIEAQGKYLKKIIEEQQRRSGVLSEAPGTGTPAPASGDQCPESDTKTDPSTPAPTSESPLQDKLAKERVAKGPNMTLSHNESSSHHEPLTPDSGCRVASPAESPRGEWPVKRQRSTGTHSKPEIVLTHPILESSSSSGFRHPCSIFPIGGHFDSSRTSLSDEDRFENISGNEM; encoded by the exons ATGTATCACCCGAAAGCGGTCTCTAGTACAAGTTTGGTTCACAGCAATCCATTAGCTCACAGCCAGCAATTAGACAGTGGTGCTAATGCTATGGCCCAAGGCGGTGGCGGAAACAATATCAGCAATGCTAGTTTAGCCTCACGGCAGCGGCTGCGGTGGACAAATGAGCTTCATGAACGTTTTGTGGATGCTGTGGCCCAACTGGGTGGACCAGACA GAGCTACACCTAAAGGTGTTCTCAGAGTCATGGGTGTACAAGGTCTGACTATATACCATGTCAAAAGCCACCTACAG AAATATCGACTTGCAAAATACCTTCCCGATTCTTCATCTGATG GGGCAAAGGCCGACAAGAAAGAATCAGGCGATTTGTTTTCCAGCTTGGATGGCACTTC CGGAATGCAAATAACGGAAGCGCTGAAGCTGCAGATGGAGGTGCAGAAACGGCTGCATGAGCAACTAGAG GTCCAACGGCAGCTGCAGCTCCGGATAGAAGCTCAAGGTAAGTACCTGAAGAAAATCATCGAAGAACAGCAGCGGCGCAGCGGCGTGCTTTCCGAAGCGCCAGGTACCGGGACCCCAGCACCTGCCTCAGGCGACCAGTGCCCGGAATCTGACACCAAGACCGACCCATCTACCCCAGCGCCCACCTCGGAGTCCCCTCTCCAAGACAAGCTTGCAAAGGAACGTGTGGCCAAAGGGCCCAACATGACCCTCTCCCACAATGAGTCCTCATCCCACCATGAACCGCTGACACCCGACTCCGGCTGTCGGGTTGCATCCCCCGCCGAGAGCCCGAGGGGCGAATGGCCTGTCAAGAGGCAGCGGAGCACGGGCACACATTCAAAGCCAGAGATAGTGCTCACTCACCCAATActcgagtcgagctcaagttcGGGTTTCCGGCATCCGTGCTCGATTTTCCCAATCGGTGGGCATTTCGATTCATCCCGCACTTCTCTGTCCGACGAAGATAGGTTCGAAAACATTTCAGGCAATGAGATGTGA